The following proteins are encoded in a genomic region of Sneathiella marina:
- a CDS encoding 2-hydroxychromene-2-carboxylate isomerase, which yields MTKAKWYFDFISPFAYLQLARFPKLPPDLDITPVPVLFSALLKHWGQLGPAEIPPKRRFVYRFFQWNADQLGLPFAMPPRHPYNPLPPLRLCLAAGGQLSHVRAVFDVIYGKGVQPDAPEGIEAIAAALGISDPEAAMAEGVVKDTLRANSEAAIADGVFGVPSFVVGGEVFWGGDATQMMLNYLDNPALFETAEMKRISDMPMGLVRAK from the coding sequence GTGACCAAAGCCAAATGGTATTTTGATTTCATCTCGCCCTTTGCCTATTTGCAATTGGCCCGGTTTCCCAAATTGCCGCCTGACCTGGACATAACACCGGTTCCCGTGCTTTTCAGCGCCCTGCTAAAGCATTGGGGCCAGTTGGGACCGGCCGAAATTCCGCCCAAGCGACGCTTTGTCTATCGGTTTTTTCAATGGAATGCCGATCAGTTGGGACTTCCCTTCGCCATGCCGCCGCGACATCCCTACAACCCGTTGCCGCCCCTCAGATTATGCCTTGCCGCCGGCGGGCAGCTCTCTCATGTGAGGGCGGTGTTCGATGTGATTTATGGCAAAGGGGTACAACCGGATGCACCTGAGGGCATTGAGGCGATCGCGGCGGCGCTCGGCATTTCTGACCCTGAGGCCGCAATGGCAGAGGGAGTGGTTAAAGACACCCTTCGGGCCAACAGCGAAGCGGCAATTGCCGATGGCGTCTTCGGCGTTCCCTCCTTTGTCGTGGGCGGAGAGGTTTTCTGGGGCGGCGATGCAACACAGATGATGCTGAACTATCTGGACAATCCGGCGCTGTTTGAGACGGCCGAGATGAAACGGATTTCCGACATGCCCATGGGGTTGGTCCGTGCGAAGTGA
- a CDS encoding AsmA family protein, with protein MAGGKPAPWRLEANPVKWKIGLSIIGLLVLATAVLTVGPRLINWNDFKPQLAELVYEETGKELTIDGDIELNLVPSLTFRTTGIRLVEPTFQTKTPLAAIAEISGEISLFSLLFGELDVQSFVISKPEFNLVVSEEGDTNWRLYVSRPAKDDEDGDASSGLLPVAIATLDNVRIEQGRVQFHDRRTGQDIVAEDLKTGVSLPNRAAALLIEGGTTLNKKAVSWTFDVSTLAELEDGREAKVTGTVKSGLLALTTALNLDLAPPFDLTGELTANATSVGAIASWLDRPLEEDPGAVRIKATFKSEEDQKTALTAVLEGKDLNATLSGDLDLGAKIPTANLKLEGKVLDFSRYFPAPADTKLAPSAPREDSQINLATAGRKFRQPLDLGFLTDINAKFSLQLEKIITHRITMGPILANGAIKEGSLSAKLQQLSLYGGTLSGDVSLRDKNGNAALTADAQMAKIPFDKIGEGLALDSLPISGTGTGSLSFTSDGPTIQQLAQNARFDLNLTLTPIADTSKDAMISAAKINLTRKETRGPGQLDGTMTFKGQPVTLTGNVTPKRTANDLTGMDFTTRLQSKLATLKIEGTRDLSPTPKTEAHVDFKAGSARKLALWLDLPAAKAIKETGTDPITVTGTLHHQDQVTTFEKLTFSGPLISAIATGKIDEGAEPPAIELDIDGKGIDVDRLLALLPQAPEKSQLSAEQAQEEDAFVAFLSDKALELSGLQSFDMDLKLHLDKALYEEVEFGPITTNTLLKQGKLATSIKAFQYDGSDLTAQMTFDTKPSVYDFTARFNIARWKGETVARTRKGKITLEQGITGQGDFSARGRSPRALVASLRGKLHLSVPGISFSGGKIAGFSQTSLDLIIPETPNTLELKAKSTLILGKEKIELPLVTDLKTGRLISLVQDSDMPIDLTVSLGESNMSLVGKISNARTTPKANLEMSFQAPSLTAYRMLIQDLPDVAPVNAKATLVADRENIHLSGLAARVGPSDLAGQLTVSLADDPRDIQGTLTSNLIDLSIFQPEPKEAKTKSASSGETAPAAAGEDKYVFKDTPFPTEILAEYNANMIIDIKKLKVSNVMELDNVTANILLENKVLSLDPLRMEKGKGTLETSLIYNTAVEVPKLTLSSTIQDLDVVVTDDVRLILDSHSDLTASGNSPRKLASSLNGRTDWISRKGQIDSGFLGFLSFGAGNIFSTFFGDKKNAPFDCMVIRFNIENGLMTPAVAMVDTDDLVIAASGNINLRDETLALTIGTSARTVGVADLVVPILVTGTLKSPQAIPNPVAGTKNLSVGILSLLNPVNAVNTVFGTDILGGNKPPCALAFEKVADTKAPADLTLTAEQSKNKGLLGATAEEAGSLLKSVGSGLNKLFGGENE; from the coding sequence TGGATGTTCAGTCTTTCGTTATTTCAAAGCCCGAATTCAACCTTGTCGTGAGCGAGGAAGGCGATACAAACTGGCGCCTGTATGTAAGCCGTCCGGCAAAGGATGACGAAGACGGCGATGCGTCCTCCGGCTTGTTACCCGTTGCCATCGCCACACTCGATAATGTCCGGATCGAACAGGGCCGCGTACAATTTCACGACCGGCGCACGGGGCAGGATATTGTCGCCGAGGACTTAAAAACCGGCGTCAGCCTGCCGAACCGCGCGGCGGCGCTTCTGATTGAGGGCGGCACGACGCTCAACAAAAAAGCCGTCAGCTGGACGTTTGACGTTTCAACATTGGCGGAGTTGGAAGACGGTCGGGAAGCAAAAGTCACCGGCACTGTGAAATCCGGGCTTCTGGCGCTGACCACAGCCCTCAATCTGGATCTGGCCCCGCCCTTCGACCTGACCGGAGAATTAACCGCCAATGCCACGTCCGTCGGTGCCATTGCCAGCTGGCTGGACCGACCCCTTGAAGAGGATCCCGGCGCTGTCCGGATCAAGGCAACGTTCAAAAGCGAGGAAGATCAGAAGACCGCCCTCACCGCTGTGCTGGAGGGCAAGGACCTGAACGCAACCCTGTCCGGTGATCTGGACCTTGGGGCAAAAATACCAACGGCCAATCTCAAGCTGGAAGGGAAAGTCCTGGATTTCTCCCGCTACTTCCCGGCCCCGGCCGACACGAAACTGGCCCCCTCCGCCCCGCGGGAGGACAGCCAGATCAATCTCGCCACGGCGGGGCGGAAATTCAGGCAGCCGCTGGATCTGGGGTTCCTGACCGACATAAACGCAAAATTCAGCCTGCAGCTGGAAAAGATCATCACCCACCGCATCACCATGGGCCCGATCCTGGCAAACGGTGCCATCAAGGAGGGCAGCTTGAGCGCAAAGCTCCAGCAGCTTTCGTTATATGGCGGCACCCTGTCCGGGGACGTCAGCTTGCGGGATAAAAACGGCAATGCCGCTCTCACAGCGGATGCCCAGATGGCAAAAATCCCCTTCGATAAAATTGGCGAGGGTCTGGCTCTGGACAGCCTGCCGATATCGGGAACGGGAACCGGCAGCCTGAGTTTTACCAGCGACGGACCGACGATCCAGCAGCTGGCGCAGAACGCCCGCTTTGATTTAAATCTGACCTTGACGCCGATCGCCGATACATCGAAAGACGCCATGATATCAGCCGCCAAGATCAACCTGACCCGAAAGGAAACACGCGGCCCGGGCCAGCTGGACGGGACGATGACATTTAAGGGACAGCCGGTAACGCTAACCGGAAATGTCACCCCCAAAAGAACGGCGAACGACCTCACAGGCATGGATTTCACGACCCGTCTGCAATCAAAGCTTGCCACATTGAAAATTGAGGGGACCCGCGATTTATCCCCGACACCCAAGACCGAAGCCCATGTGGATTTCAAAGCGGGATCGGCCCGCAAGCTTGCCCTCTGGCTGGATTTACCGGCAGCCAAGGCAATCAAGGAAACTGGCACAGACCCGATCACCGTTACCGGCACCCTGCATCATCAGGATCAGGTAACAACATTTGAAAAGCTGACATTTTCCGGCCCCCTGATCTCGGCAATAGCCACCGGCAAGATTGACGAAGGCGCCGAACCTCCCGCGATTGAACTGGATATTGACGGGAAAGGCATCGATGTGGACCGGCTGCTTGCCCTGCTGCCACAAGCGCCTGAGAAATCCCAGCTGTCCGCCGAGCAGGCGCAGGAAGAGGATGCCTTCGTGGCCTTCCTGTCCGACAAGGCACTGGAGCTTTCCGGTTTGCAAAGCTTTGACATGGATTTGAAACTGCATCTTGATAAAGCCCTGTACGAGGAGGTGGAATTCGGCCCCATTACTACCAACACGCTGTTGAAACAGGGGAAGCTGGCCACCTCGATCAAGGCCTTTCAATATGACGGGTCCGACTTGACGGCCCAGATGACATTTGACACCAAGCCGTCCGTCTATGACTTCACCGCCCGTTTCAATATTGCCCGCTGGAAAGGGGAAACCGTTGCAAGGACCCGCAAGGGCAAGATTACCCTGGAACAGGGGATCACCGGCCAGGGAGACTTCTCGGCGCGCGGACGCAGCCCGCGGGCATTGGTGGCCAGCCTTCGGGGGAAGCTGCACCTGTCCGTTCCCGGCATCAGCTTCAGCGGTGGGAAGATTGCCGGTTTCTCGCAAACCTCTCTCGACCTGATTATCCCTGAAACCCCCAACACCCTGGAGCTCAAGGCAAAAAGCACACTGATCCTGGGCAAGGAGAAAATCGAGCTGCCCCTGGTCACCGACCTGAAAACCGGGCGGCTGATTAGCCTGGTGCAGGATTCCGACATGCCCATCGACTTGACGGTGAGCCTGGGCGAGTCAAATATGTCGCTTGTCGGGAAAATCAGCAACGCGCGGACAACGCCGAAGGCAAATCTTGAAATGAGCTTTCAGGCCCCCAGCCTGACCGCATATCGAATGCTGATCCAGGATCTGCCGGATGTGGCACCGGTCAATGCCAAGGCGACGCTTGTCGCGGATCGGGAAAATATTCATCTCAGCGGTTTGGCGGCACGCGTCGGACCTTCTGATCTGGCGGGGCAGCTTACTGTCAGCCTGGCTGATGACCCTCGGGATATACAGGGAACCCTTACCTCGAACCTGATTGACTTATCCATTTTCCAGCCTGAGCCAAAGGAGGCGAAAACGAAAAGCGCAAGCAGCGGGGAAACTGCGCCGGCGGCAGCGGGTGAGGATAAGTATGTGTTCAAGGACACCCCGTTTCCAACGGAAATTCTGGCGGAATATAATGCCAATATGATCATCGATATCAAGAAGCTGAAAGTCAGCAATGTGATGGAACTGGATAATGTGACAGCCAATATCCTGCTGGAAAACAAGGTTCTTTCGCTCGATCCGTTGCGCATGGAAAAAGGCAAGGGAACGCTGGAGACAAGCCTCATCTACAACACCGCTGTCGAGGTTCCGAAGCTGACTTTAAGCTCGACCATACAGGACCTGGATGTGGTGGTGACCGACGATGTCCGGTTAATTCTCGATAGCCATAGCGATCTCACCGCGTCGGGAAACAGCCCCCGAAAACTGGCGAGCAGCCTTAACGGGCGGACGGACTGGATTTCCCGCAAAGGACAAATCGATAGCGGGTTCCTCGGGTTTTTGAGTTTTGGCGCCGGGAATATCTTCTCGACTTTTTTCGGGGACAAGAAAAACGCCCCCTTCGACTGTATGGTCATTCGCTTCAATATCGAAAACGGCTTGATGACCCCGGCCGTGGCCATGGTCGATACGGACGATCTGGTCATTGCCGCCAGCGGCAACATCAACCTGCGTGATGAAACCTTGGCGCTGACCATCGGCACAAGCGCCCGGACCGTCGGGGTGGCCGACCTGGTTGTCCCCATTCTGGTTACCGGGACATTGAAATCCCCGCAAGCCATTCCCAATCCCGTTGCGGGAACAAAAAATCTCAGCGTCGGTATCCTCAGCCTTCTCAATCCTGTCAATGCCGTTAATACTGTTTTCGGGACGGATATTCTGGGCGGCAACAAACCTCCCTGCGCCCTCGCTTTTGAAAAAGTAGCCGACACCAAGGCACCTGCAGACCTGACATTGACCGCAGAACAATCGAAGAATAAGGGCCTGCTCGGCGCAACAGCAGAAGAAGCCGGAAGCCTCCTGAAATCCGTCGGCTCCGGCCTCAATAAACTGTTCGGCGGGGAAAACGAGTAG
- a CDS encoding sulfotransferase family protein: MALSIIGAGFGRTGTDSLKTALEMLGVGKCYHMHEVMLRQDRVDNWRAIARGETPDWDMIFQGYGATVDWPAAFYWRELSAYFPDAKILLSVRDAGRWYDSMEKTIFTTLRKTKDLESLGLRLIRDKVFAGNIDDRDHVIDSYQRNIADVQATFPPERLLTYETGSGWDPICKFLDVPVPEDAYPHKNQSNEFHQKIDTLNKIREEKRD; the protein is encoded by the coding sequence ATGGCGCTTTCAATTATCGGCGCGGGCTTTGGCCGGACCGGGACAGACTCGTTGAAAACCGCCCTGGAAATGCTCGGGGTTGGAAAATGTTATCATATGCATGAAGTTATGCTGCGTCAGGATCGCGTCGACAACTGGCGCGCTATCGCCAGAGGCGAGACACCGGATTGGGATATGATATTTCAAGGCTACGGGGCGACAGTGGACTGGCCGGCGGCTTTTTACTGGCGCGAGTTGAGCGCGTATTTTCCAGACGCAAAAATCCTGTTGAGCGTGCGGGATGCGGGGCGCTGGTATGACAGTATGGAAAAAACCATCTTCACCACTTTACGCAAGACCAAGGATTTGGAATCGCTGGGTTTGCGGCTGATCCGCGACAAGGTATTCGCAGGCAATATTGACGACAGGGATCATGTGATTGACAGCTATCAGCGGAATATTGCCGACGTGCAGGCAACCTTCCCGCCGGAGCGTTTATTGACCTATGAAACGGGGAGCGGCTGGGATCCCATCTGTAAATTTCTGGATGTACCCGTGCCTGAGGATGCCTATCCCCACAAAAACCAGAGCAACGAATTCCACCAGAAAATAGACACGCTTAATAAAATACGGGAAGAGAAGAGGGACTAG
- a CDS encoding dihydrofolate reductase family protein, whose translation MRSLALLTFITLDGVMQAPAQAEEDRSGGFELGGWAMPYWPDVMAQVQEEAMSAPYDLLLGRNTYESFAAHNQGTDDTPVAVMLNKATKYVATTTQEDLSWQNSHILQGDVASAVADLKRQDGPLLQVHGSWQLIQTLLAQDLVDEFRLWTFPVLAGPGKRLFGPKMPPGDIELVKSGATSSGVVMTLYRRARR comes from the coding sequence ATGCGCAGCCTTGCCCTTCTGACATTCATAACCCTGGACGGCGTGATGCAGGCGCCGGCACAAGCTGAGGAGGATCGCTCTGGCGGGTTTGAGCTGGGCGGCTGGGCCATGCCCTACTGGCCCGACGTCATGGCACAGGTGCAGGAGGAAGCCATGTCCGCGCCCTATGATCTATTGCTGGGGCGCAACACCTATGAAAGTTTCGCCGCCCATAACCAGGGCACCGATGACACCCCGGTCGCCGTGATGCTTAACAAGGCGACCAAATATGTCGCCACGACAACGCAAGAGGATTTGAGCTGGCAGAACTCCCATATCCTGCAAGGTGATGTGGCCTCGGCGGTGGCGGATCTCAAGCGACAGGACGGCCCCTTGCTGCAGGTGCATGGCAGCTGGCAATTGATCCAGACCCTGTTGGCGCAGGATCTGGTGGATGAGTTCCGGCTCTGGACCTTTCCGGTTCTCGCTGGACCCGGCAAGCGGCTGTTCGGCCCTAAAATGCCGCCCGGGGATATTGAGCTGGTGAAAAGCGGGGCGACCTCCAGCGGCGTTGTCATGACCCTCTACCGGCGCGCAAGAAGGTGA
- a CDS encoding VOC family protein produces the protein MKQYLGLTAVVVKDYDAAIDFYVNILGFELLQDIEVPEQQKRWVVVGPKGATDSRLLLARAVGDEQSSRIGNQTGGRVFLFLYTDDFWRDYNAYLAKGVRFIREPKTEPYGTVAVFEDICGNQWDLVEPA, from the coding sequence ATGAAACAGTATCTCGGCCTGACGGCGGTTGTTGTCAAAGACTATGACGCCGCCATAGATTTCTATGTGAATATTCTGGGCTTCGAGCTGCTGCAGGATATTGAGGTGCCGGAGCAGCAAAAACGCTGGGTGGTTGTCGGCCCCAAAGGCGCAACGGACTCCCGCCTGCTGCTGGCCCGCGCTGTCGGTGACGAGCAATCGTCGCGCATCGGTAACCAGACCGGCGGCCGTGTCTTCCTGTTCCTCTATACGGATGATTTCTGGCGCGACTATAACGCCTATCTGGCCAAAGGCGTCCGCTTTATCCGCGAGCCCAAAACCGAACCCTACGGCACCGTCGCCGTGTTCGAGGATATCTGCGGCAACCAATGGGACCTGGTGGAACCTGCGTAA
- a CDS encoding DNA helicase, whose translation MKLSAPLHVLKQRAKEAKRTRSIPLSAALNDVAKAEGFASWSLLQARMKTRDAKPNGAEDILNSLKPGDLALIGARPGLGKTRLALEIVLRGRSADRPCFFFSLEYTKSEGERKLAELDPAYISGEAGLYLDVSDQISAAHIIEQTATLLRPGSIIAIDYLQLLDQQRQKPPLQAQVMALKAFAQDSKCIILFISQIDRAYDAEADLPPGPEDIRLPNPLDLTLFNRKIFMQGGEIAA comes from the coding sequence ATGAAACTATCAGCTCCCCTGCACGTCCTGAAACAGCGCGCCAAGGAAGCCAAACGCACCCGGTCCATCCCCCTCAGCGCCGCGTTGAATGACGTCGCCAAAGCGGAGGGATTTGCCTCCTGGAGCTTGCTGCAGGCCAGGATGAAAACCCGCGATGCCAAACCCAACGGCGCAGAAGATATTCTGAACAGCCTGAAGCCCGGGGATCTCGCCCTGATCGGCGCCCGGCCGGGCCTTGGGAAAACCAGGCTGGCATTGGAAATAGTGCTAAGGGGGCGATCAGCGGACCGCCCCTGTTTCTTTTTCTCGCTGGAATATACGAAAAGCGAGGGCGAGCGGAAACTTGCCGAGCTGGACCCCGCCTATATATCCGGTGAGGCCGGTTTGTATCTGGATGTCTCCGATCAAATTTCCGCCGCCCATATCATTGAGCAAACCGCGACGCTGCTCCGGCCCGGCTCGATTATTGCCATCGATTATCTGCAGCTGCTGGACCAGCAACGGCAAAAGCCGCCCCTGCAGGCGCAAGTGATGGCGTTGAAAGCCTTTGCACAAGACAGCAAATGCATCATCCTCTTCATCTCGCAGATTGACCGGGCCTATGATGCAGAGGCGGATCTGCCGCCGGGGCCTGAGGATATCCGGCTGCCGAACCCGCTGGACTTGACGCTGTTCAACCGGAAAATCTTTATGCAGGGGGGCGAAATCGCCGCATAG
- a CDS encoding inner membrane-spanning protein YciB — protein sequence MTDKKAPHPKPQISPVIRLLIDVGPLLLFFVVDQMADIFVATAALLMACIASFAASWTMMRKIPVLPSVSLLFVLIFGSLTLLLGDEEFIKIEVSITNALCGAFLLTGLLFGQSFLKTAFGEVLEVDDEGWRKLTLRLGLFLIAIGILNEAVRHITSNDLWVAFRVYGILGLNCLFFFSQIPLIKRHMTEEEDAPAE from the coding sequence ATGACGGATAAAAAGGCCCCGCACCCCAAGCCGCAGATATCGCCCGTGATCAGGCTGCTGATCGATGTCGGGCCGCTGCTTTTGTTTTTTGTGGTTGACCAGATGGCCGATATTTTTGTCGCGACGGCCGCCTTGCTGATGGCCTGTATCGCCTCGTTTGCGGCCTCCTGGACAATGATGCGGAAAATTCCCGTCCTGCCCTCGGTCTCGCTGCTGTTCGTGCTGATTTTCGGCAGCCTCACCCTGCTTCTGGGGGATGAGGAATTTATCAAGATCGAGGTTTCCATCACCAACGCCCTTTGCGGCGCCTTCCTGCTGACGGGCCTATTGTTCGGGCAGTCCTTCCTGAAAACCGCTTTTGGCGAGGTACTGGAGGTGGATGATGAGGGCTGGCGCAAACTCACCCTGCGGCTGGGGCTGTTCCTGATCGCCATCGGGATCCTCAATGAAGCGGTGCGCCATATCACCTCAAACGACCTTTGGGTGGCCTTCCGGGTCTATGGCATCCTCGGCCTTAACTGCCTGTTTTTCTTCTCCCAGATCCCGCTGATCAAACGCCATATGACGGAAGAAGAGGACGCCCCGGCGGAGTAA
- a CDS encoding ester cyclase, translating into MTLTLSPTRLIERFYHELWNKADEAVAHDILHADFRFRGSLGPERRGPDGFLDYLRSVRLSLPDFMCRIQEIVTEGEQAVARMEFVGTQDGVFYATPPTHKKITWAGAAFFKTNGTQITDLWVLGDIDAIKQQLGIGSPTDFA; encoded by the coding sequence ATGACCCTGACCCTCTCACCCACCCGGTTGATCGAGCGCTTTTATCATGAGCTCTGGAACAAGGCGGATGAAGCGGTGGCCCATGACATCCTGCATGCGGATTTTCGGTTCCGCGGTTCCCTGGGGCCGGAGCGGCGCGGACCCGACGGATTTCTTGACTATCTGCGATCGGTGCGCCTCTCGCTGCCGGATTTCATGTGCCGTATCCAGGAGATTGTGACCGAAGGCGAACAGGCGGTCGCCCGGATGGAATTTGTCGGCACCCAGGACGGCGTTTTTTATGCAACCCCGCCCACCCACAAGAAAATTACCTGGGCCGGCGCCGCCTTCTTTAAAACCAACGGGACACAAATTACGGACCTCTGGGTGCTGGGGGATATCGACGCGATCAAGCAACAACTAGGGATCGGGAGCCCGACAGATTTCGCGTGA
- a CDS encoding class I SAM-dependent methyltransferase has translation MGDGDKVFTGSIPEFYDTYLVPLIFEKYAADLARRAGALTPRFVLETAAGSGVVTRAMAPHLAANAVYLATDLNQPMLDHAAAKQGGDDRISWRRADALALPLDADVFDAVICQFGVMFFPDRIAGYREALRVLKPQGTFLFNVWDHIGANEFADEVTKAAATLFPEDPPRFLARTPHGYHDVDQIRRELEEAGFSRITITTVEEESVGTSPRHPAIAYCQGTPLKNEIEARDATSLARVTDAAAEAIAARFGPGEVRSKIRGHVIEAKA, from the coding sequence ATGGGGGACGGTGACAAGGTTTTTACGGGATCCATTCCCGAATTTTACGATACCTACCTGGTGCCGCTTATTTTCGAGAAATATGCTGCCGACCTGGCGCGCCGGGCCGGCGCCCTCACGCCGCGCTTCGTTCTGGAAACCGCCGCGGGCAGCGGCGTTGTCACCCGTGCGATGGCGCCGCATCTGGCGGCCAATGCCGTGTATCTGGCGACGGACCTCAACCAGCCCATGCTCGACCATGCGGCGGCCAAACAGGGCGGTGACGACCGCATCAGCTGGCGGCGCGCCGATGCACTGGCCCTGCCGCTGGACGCGGATGTATTTGATGCGGTGATATGCCAGTTCGGCGTGATGTTCTTCCCCGACCGCATTGCCGGGTATCGTGAGGCATTGCGGGTCCTCAAGCCACAGGGCACATTTCTGTTCAATGTCTGGGATCATATCGGGGCCAATGAATTCGCCGATGAGGTAACCAAGGCCGCCGCGACCCTGTTCCCCGAGGACCCGCCCCGGTTTCTCGCCCGCACCCCGCATGGGTATCATGATGTGGACCAGATCAGGCGCGAGCTGGAAGAGGCCGGGTTCTCCCGCATTACCATTACCACCGTAGAGGAGGAGAGCGTCGGCACCTCGCCGCGTCATCCGGCCATCGCCTATTGTCAGGGGACGCCGCTGAAAAACGAGATCGAGGCCCGTGATGCGACGTCGCTGGCGCGGGTGACGGATGCCGCCGCCGAGGCCATTGCCGCCCGCTTTGGCCCCGGAGAGGTCCGCAGTAAAATACGCGGCCATGTGATCGAAGCCAAAGCGTAG